Part of the Woronichinia naegeliana WA131 genome, ATCTAGATCCCATTCCTTTGAAAATTTTACAAGCCGTACCGCGATCGCCCACTCCTTTTGATACCATTATCCAGAATACGGGTTTAAGCACCGGAGAAGTATCGGCAGGATTACTGCAATTAGAATTAATGGGTTTGGTTAGCCAAATTCCTGGGATGCGCTATCAACGATTATAGTAAAAACTACATTTATATTGTATTTGTATTCGAGAATTTTAAGCCAAGTCCATTTTGAAACAAGTCCCCATTTTTAAGGGGGATTTAGGGGGATCAAATTTGAGACAAGTCCTCATTTTAAGGGGGATTTAGGGAGATCAAATTGGGCGATTAAAAAACTATGGGTTTCGAGTTAGAGAGGGTTATCAATGATTCATAATTACCTTAAAATTCTCCCTTTCTGGCTTCCATAAACAGAGAATCAGGTTTGCGAACTTTGCCATCAATGATATCTAATTGGTAATCATTAAATCCTCTGATTTGACTATCCATTGCCTGACAAACCTGAATATCTTGAAATCTATTTTTGGACAAAAGAGCAGCTAAAGAGACCCGATCATACATCCATTGATGAATTTCTCCCGATTGACGGAATACTCCCTCGCAGAAAGCCCTTTGGCCAGATTTGCCCGCAATCAGTCTTACCATCCATGCTGCTACAAGATAACGGCTTTTTGCCAAAAACCAGCCCCAATTTTTATGTTTAAGTCGGGTTTGTAAAGAAAAATTAGTCTTAGGTGCTGTCCAAAAACCTTCTGCTTCTTGACCAATGCGATCGCGAATAAAATCACGGTTAAGAAGTTGGGGATTGCCCAGAAAATTAGCCATTTCTCCCCCTGGAAAGCGTCGATTAATTTGGTCTAATAACTCTAACATCAACCAATGGTAATTGGCAAGCGCGATGGGATCGGGTTGTTTGGCCATAGCCACTGATTCTAGACAACTTAAATAAGTTTTAACAATGGCTTCTAAGTCTGGAACAACAATCCGAATAATACCATTGGGTTTTAGAATCCGCCAACAGTCAGCGATAAAAGCTTGAGCCTGTTCCTGGGTTAAATGTTCCAAAACATGAGAGCTATAGCAAACATCAAT contains:
- a CDS encoding methyltransferase domain-containing protein, whose protein sequence is MKRLNIGCGVVYHPDWINLDKIPQSPTIQPYDICNPLPFAEDSIDVCYSSHVLEHLTQEQAQAFIADCWRILKPNGIIRIVVPDLEAIVKTYLSCLESVAMAKQPDPIALANYHWLMLELLDQINRRFPGGEMANFLGNPQLLNRDFIRDRIGQEAEGFWTAPKTNFSLQTRLKHKNWGWFLAKSRYLVAAWMVRLIAGKSGQRAFCEGVFRQSGEIHQWMYDRVSLAALLSKNRFQDIQVCQAMDSQIRGFNDYQLDIIDGKVRKPDSLFMEARKGEF